One Janthinobacterium sp. TB1-E2 genomic region harbors:
- the prfA gene encoding peptide chain release factor 1, protein MKPSMLAKLDQLANRLVELDELLMHPDATSNMDSYRKMTREHAELGPLVALYRSYQEAGNDITTAQEMLGDPDMKEFAQEEIEAAKTTMARLERELQTMLLPKDVNDERNIFLEIRAGTGGDESALFAGDLLRMYTRFAERNRWQVELVSSSDSDLGGYREVIVRVVGNGAYSKLKFESGGHRVQRVPATETQGRIHTSACTVAVMPEADEVEDVNINPADLRIDTYRASGAGGQHINKTDSAVRITHLPTGIVVECQDDRSQHKNKAQAMKVLAARIKDVQLREQQSKEAATRKSLIGSGDRSERIRTYNFPQGRLTDHRINLTLYKLDFIMDGDLTELTNALAAEHQAELLAALGD, encoded by the coding sequence ATGAAACCATCCATGCTGGCCAAACTCGATCAACTGGCGAACCGCCTGGTCGAACTCGACGAATTGCTGATGCACCCGGACGCCACGTCGAACATGGACAGCTACCGCAAGATGACACGCGAGCACGCCGAACTGGGCCCGCTGGTGGCCCTGTACCGCTCCTACCAGGAAGCGGGCAACGATATTACGACGGCGCAAGAGATGCTCGGCGATCCGGACATGAAGGAATTCGCCCAGGAAGAAATCGAGGCGGCGAAAACCACCATGGCGCGCCTGGAGCGCGAACTGCAGACCATGCTGCTGCCGAAGGACGTCAATGACGAGCGCAACATCTTCCTGGAAATTCGCGCCGGCACGGGCGGCGACGAATCGGCCCTGTTCGCCGGCGATTTATTACGCATGTACACGCGCTTTGCCGAGCGCAACCGCTGGCAGGTGGAACTCGTGTCCTCATCCGATTCCGACCTGGGCGGCTACCGCGAAGTGATCGTGCGCGTGGTCGGCAATGGCGCGTATTCAAAGCTGAAGTTCGAATCGGGCGGCCACCGCGTGCAGCGCGTGCCGGCCACGGAAACGCAGGGCCGCATCCACACCTCGGCCTGCACGGTGGCCGTGATGCCGGAAGCCGATGAAGTCGAAGACGTCAACATCAACCCGGCCGACCTGCGCATCGACACCTACCGCGCCTCGGGCGCGGGCGGACAGCACATCAACAAGACGGATTCCGCCGTGCGCATCACCCACTTGCCGACCGGCATCGTGGTTGAATGCCAGGATGACCGCAGCCAGCACAAGAACAAGGCGCAAGCGATGAAAGTGCTGGCCGCGCGCATCAAGGACGTGCAGCTGCGCGAACAGCAGTCGAAGGAAGCGGCCACCCGCAAGAGCCTGATCGGCTCGGGCGACCGCAGCGAGCGCATCCGTACGTACAATTTCCCGCAAGGCCGCCTGACGGACCACCGCATCAATTTGACCTTGTACAAGCTCGACTTCATCATGGATGGGGATTTGACGGAGTTGACGAATGCGCTGGCGGCTGAGCATCAGGCGGAATTGCTGGCGGCACTCGGTGACTAA
- a CDS encoding disulfide bond formation protein B gives MKNSRTVLLLTAALCFLMLGVAMYLQHAMNMAPCPLCVIQRYLFLAIGIACLAGAVANRPKIGASAGLLAALGGLGVGAKHLYVLANPGFSCGIDPVETALNKVFTAELMPFMFESYGACESAGEPFFGLSIPQWAFAWFAIFAIAMLWTLLRRQK, from the coding sequence ATGAAAAATTCACGCACCGTCCTCCTGTTGACCGCCGCCCTGTGTTTCCTGATGCTGGGCGTGGCCATGTATTTGCAGCATGCCATGAACATGGCGCCGTGCCCGCTGTGCGTGATCCAGCGCTACCTGTTCCTCGCCATCGGCATCGCCTGCCTGGCCGGCGCGGTGGCCAACCGGCCGAAAATTGGCGCCAGCGCCGGCTTGCTGGCAGCCCTGGGCGGCCTGGGCGTGGGCGCCAAGCATTTGTACGTGCTGGCCAATCCCGGCTTCTCGTGCGGCATCGATCCGGTGGAAACGGCACTGAACAAGGTCTTCACGGCCGAACTCATGCCCTTCATGTTTGAATCGTACGGCGCCTGCGAAAGCGCTGGCGAGCCGTTTTTCGGCCTGTCGATCCCGCAATGGGCATTCGCCTGGTTCGCCATCTTCGCCATCGCCATGCTGTGGACCTTGCTGCGCCGTCAGAAATAA